One window of the Rhipicephalus sanguineus isolate Rsan-2018 chromosome 4, BIME_Rsan_1.4, whole genome shotgun sequence genome contains the following:
- the LOC119390453 gene encoding uncharacterized protein LOC119390453 isoform X1, with product MPASCCAAGCFNSVLRGKRLFRIPLSEKDTARRQVWLAIINRDGFVPTAGSRLCEDHFEPDQFEQHRADGRKLLKCNAVPTIPGSGTLAGQKNRKKRRRRNRQAPSATNKGCSLSGSVDEDDDEDEEEAERLSESEAAEAVDAAKPAERSSSSFQADALTCKALQIRFAAGQRGYAVVREMCLGFPTELQLRHCVEALPFGPGVLDGLLPALEHKISTMRPEDRHVTLSLDRVAVPPGADPTLGGTGGQSSENALVFTVAGLASCWKQTLGYHLLPESASFTSTALCSALKDTLFQVIEKCETLGLTVDALVTDLSACSLSLWKLCGVSTRPLRQPAFSTRHPCATEQSDDRRLMVLADVTYVTKSIVDAFIENETLLLPRDVVEKHGLPTDRVCFGHIRSLLTKNNSDNLGFVRAVELDCLSPEYTRKDSSVSDAVLNRGTVTGLRCLRAVELLPKEAETTAWFVEQIGRWRSAMASVAPDTKREQRKDVTAFLREFKDTFTRISLASHMQEEGELRMAKVGLGVSTAAALSLHEILLVERKFNCVLLGRGTSAPLLKLLETICPTVGGLSHVDFRSSLHTVCLAQLFLLVRNGGTASDEIADVVEFSSVKLGEKSKESHIVMDSGEDPESADES from the exons ATGCCGGCTTCGTGCTGCGCGGCCGGTTGCTTCAACAGCGTGCTCCGTGGCAAGCGGCTGTTCCGCATCCCCTTGAGCGAGAAAGACACCGCCCGGCGCCAAGTGTGGCTGGCGATTATCAACCGAGATGGATTCGTGCCGACGGCGGGCTCACGGCTGTGCGAG GATCATTTCGAACCGGACCAGTTTGAGCAGCACAGAGCAGACGGGCGCAAGCTGCTCAAATGCAATGCCGTACCGACCATCCCCGGTTCAGGAACATTGGCAGGTCAGAAGAATCGGAAGAAAAGAAGACGTCGGAACAGGCAGGCACCAAGTGCAACCAACAAGGGGTGCTCCCTATCGGGCTCTGTGGATG AGGACGATGATGAAGACGAGGAGGAAGCGGAACGCCTCTCTGAATCCGAGGCAGCAGAGGCTGTCGACGCAGCGAAACCAGCCGAGAGAAGCAGCTCCTCCTTTCAGGCCGATGCGCTGACATGCAAGGCCCTGCAGATTCGTTTTGCAGCTGGCCAGCGAGGCTACGCAGTCGTGCGCGAGATGTGCCTGGGATTTCCTACCGAACTGCAGCTGCGGCACTGCGTTGAGGCACTGCCTTTTGGACCCG GGGTGTTAGACGGTCTGCTGCCTGCGCTAGAGCACAAAATATCCACCATGCGACCAGAGGACAGGCACGTCACCCTCTCACTGGACAGGGTGGCAGTTCCACCAGGTGCTGACCCGACCCTGGGTGGGACGGGCGGTCAGTCGTCTGAGAATGCACTCGTTTTCACCGTGGCAGGGCTGGCTTCATGCTGGAAGCAGACTTTGGGATATCACCTGCTTCCCGAGTCGGCCTCCTTCACCTCCACAG cgCTTTGCAGTGCGTTGAAAGACACCCTCTTCCAAGTGATCGAAAAGTGTGAAACCCTCGGCCTGACTGTCGATGCCCTCGTGACGGACCTGAGCGCCTGCAGCCTCTCCCTGTGGAAGCTGTGTGGTGTCTCCACCCGCCCCCTGAGACAACCCGCATTCTCGACGCGTCACCCGTGCGCCACGGAGCAGTCCGACGACCGGCGACTGATGGTCCTCGCCGACGTAACGTATGTCACGAAGAGCATCGTAGATGCTTTCATTGAGAATGAGACCTTGCTTCTTCCTAGGGATGTGGTTGAGAAGCACGGTCTTCCCACAGATAGAGTGTGTTTCGGCCACATTAGGTCACTCCTCACGAAAAACAATTCCGACAATTTAGGATTTGTGCGTGCCGTTGAATTAGATTGCCTAAGCCCCGAGTACACGCGAAAAGACTCGAGCGTATCTGATGCGGTCTTGAACCGGGGCACAGTGACGGGGTTGCGTTGCCTGCGTGCGGTCGAGCTTCTTCCGAAGGAAGCGGAGACGACTGCTTGGTTCGTCGAGCAGATCGGCCGCTGGCGCTCTGCGATGGCGTCTGTGGCACCGGACACGAAACGTGAACAGCGCAAGGATGTGACAGCGTTCCTCCGCGAATTCAAGGACACGTTCACACGCATATCGCTTGCTTCCCATATGCAGGAGGAGGGAGAATTGAGGATGGCTAAAGTCGGATTGGGCGTTTCGACAGCAGCGGCATTAAGCTTGCACGAGATTTTGTTGGTTGAGAGGAAGTTTAACTGCGTGCTCCTTGGCAGAGGAACATCTGCCCCACTGCTGAAACTACTCGAGACCATTTGTCCAACTGTTGGTGGGCTCAGCCACGTGGACTTTCGGTCGTCGCTGCACACGGTTTGTCTCGCGCAGCTCTTCCTACTCGTCCGAAATGGAGGAACTGCGTCGGATGAGATTGCCGACGTGGTGGAATTCTCAAGTGTGAAACTGGGCGAGAAGAGCAAGGAAAGCCATATTGTTATGGACAGTGGGGAGGACCCAGAAAGTGCTGATGAAAGCTGA
- the LOC119390453 gene encoding uncharacterized protein LOC119390453 isoform X2, translating into MPASCCAAGCFNSVLRGKRLFRIPLSEKDTARRQVWLAIINRDGFVPTAGSRLCEDHFEPDQFEQHRADGRKLLKCNAVPTIPGSGTLAGQKNRKKRRRRNRQAPSATNKGCSLSGSVDGVLDGLLPALEHKISTMRPEDRHVTLSLDRVAVPPGADPTLGGTGGQSSENALVFTVAGLASCWKQTLGYHLLPESASFTSTALCSALKDTLFQVIEKCETLGLTVDALVTDLSACSLSLWKLCGVSTRPLRQPAFSTRHPCATEQSDDRRLMVLADVTYVTKSIVDAFIENETLLLPRDVVEKHGLPTDRVCFGHIRSLLTKNNSDNLGFVRAVELDCLSPEYTRKDSSVSDAVLNRGTVTGLRCLRAVELLPKEAETTAWFVEQIGRWRSAMASVAPDTKREQRKDVTAFLREFKDTFTRISLASHMQEEGELRMAKVGLGVSTAAALSLHEILLVERKFNCVLLGRGTSAPLLKLLETICPTVGGLSHVDFRSSLHTVCLAQLFLLVRNGGTASDEIADVVEFSSVKLGEKSKESHIVMDSGEDPESADES; encoded by the exons ATGCCGGCTTCGTGCTGCGCGGCCGGTTGCTTCAACAGCGTGCTCCGTGGCAAGCGGCTGTTCCGCATCCCCTTGAGCGAGAAAGACACCGCCCGGCGCCAAGTGTGGCTGGCGATTATCAACCGAGATGGATTCGTGCCGACGGCGGGCTCACGGCTGTGCGAG GATCATTTCGAACCGGACCAGTTTGAGCAGCACAGAGCAGACGGGCGCAAGCTGCTCAAATGCAATGCCGTACCGACCATCCCCGGTTCAGGAACATTGGCAGGTCAGAAGAATCGGAAGAAAAGAAGACGTCGGAACAGGCAGGCACCAAGTGCAACCAACAAGGGGTGCTCCCTATCGGGCTCTGTGGATG GGGTGTTAGACGGTCTGCTGCCTGCGCTAGAGCACAAAATATCCACCATGCGACCAGAGGACAGGCACGTCACCCTCTCACTGGACAGGGTGGCAGTTCCACCAGGTGCTGACCCGACCCTGGGTGGGACGGGCGGTCAGTCGTCTGAGAATGCACTCGTTTTCACCGTGGCAGGGCTGGCTTCATGCTGGAAGCAGACTTTGGGATATCACCTGCTTCCCGAGTCGGCCTCCTTCACCTCCACAG cgCTTTGCAGTGCGTTGAAAGACACCCTCTTCCAAGTGATCGAAAAGTGTGAAACCCTCGGCCTGACTGTCGATGCCCTCGTGACGGACCTGAGCGCCTGCAGCCTCTCCCTGTGGAAGCTGTGTGGTGTCTCCACCCGCCCCCTGAGACAACCCGCATTCTCGACGCGTCACCCGTGCGCCACGGAGCAGTCCGACGACCGGCGACTGATGGTCCTCGCCGACGTAACGTATGTCACGAAGAGCATCGTAGATGCTTTCATTGAGAATGAGACCTTGCTTCTTCCTAGGGATGTGGTTGAGAAGCACGGTCTTCCCACAGATAGAGTGTGTTTCGGCCACATTAGGTCACTCCTCACGAAAAACAATTCCGACAATTTAGGATTTGTGCGTGCCGTTGAATTAGATTGCCTAAGCCCCGAGTACACGCGAAAAGACTCGAGCGTATCTGATGCGGTCTTGAACCGGGGCACAGTGACGGGGTTGCGTTGCCTGCGTGCGGTCGAGCTTCTTCCGAAGGAAGCGGAGACGACTGCTTGGTTCGTCGAGCAGATCGGCCGCTGGCGCTCTGCGATGGCGTCTGTGGCACCGGACACGAAACGTGAACAGCGCAAGGATGTGACAGCGTTCCTCCGCGAATTCAAGGACACGTTCACACGCATATCGCTTGCTTCCCATATGCAGGAGGAGGGAGAATTGAGGATGGCTAAAGTCGGATTGGGCGTTTCGACAGCAGCGGCATTAAGCTTGCACGAGATTTTGTTGGTTGAGAGGAAGTTTAACTGCGTGCTCCTTGGCAGAGGAACATCTGCCCCACTGCTGAAACTACTCGAGACCATTTGTCCAACTGTTGGTGGGCTCAGCCACGTGGACTTTCGGTCGTCGCTGCACACGGTTTGTCTCGCGCAGCTCTTCCTACTCGTCCGAAATGGAGGAACTGCGTCGGATGAGATTGCCGACGTGGTGGAATTCTCAAGTGTGAAACTGGGCGAGAAGAGCAAGGAAAGCCATATTGTTATGGACAGTGGGGAGGACCCAGAAAGTGCTGATGAAAGCTGA